The DNA segment tgtggtggaagggggcaGCCCTGGTGAGGTTGCTGGAGTATAGTGGTCTGAATGGGAGTCTGAGTTGGTGTCGCGATCTGACGAGGACAGCTCGGGAACCTCCAGGGCGGAGATTGACAAGTTGGACAGTTTCTCCGTAGCGTTGATGGCCGCTACGGGGTCTGGGAGGGTTGTTATGGTGGCCATGATGTTTGGGTGTCTAATTCAACGAAGTCAACAGAATCGAAATCGCACCACAAAGAAGCACTCGATGCGCTACAGCCTCTCTAATACCTGTTACCAAACCCTCGCGGACAGGTGCACACCCTCCATCACATCTCCAGGCCCTCTATGCCACCATCATGCAGTCACAAATGTCGTGATCTGATTCCCCGGCCCCCGCCTTCGCTCTCTTCACGCCAGCTTCCAGATAACCCTCTCCCGGAAGCCGACCGGCAACATGAACAATAACACCATCCGCGGGGTCAATGCCATCATGCCTCTGTACCAGCTTCCTGCCCTGTTCGTTATCCCCCACGCCGCTCGTTGATCCACAGCACCGAAGATCCCGCCTCCTTATTCCCGgactccatcaccacatgtGGGTGTCGAAGTCAGGTACCAATTGGAAGGATGACAATAATTCTTGGGAGTGCAGtgacaccaacgacaactTCAATTGCGCCATGTTGTGTCACTTTAGCATGCTTTTAGAGGTTCCACTCAGGTGTTTACTATGCAAAAAGGGGGTCGGTTGGTAGATCGAACTGATAACGGGGTACGGGGTTTGGTGCCGATTAGCGTTGGATCAGGATGGTGTGATTGACGCGCGGTTGAGCTTAGAGGACTAGCACAGGCGGGTCTTGGCTTTATGGGGAGTTCATCGGGGGCAGCGAGGATGAAAGTTTTGTTGTGCATTCACATTCTGCTGTGTCAGTGAGCTTTTCAGTAGTATGAAGTCCAGTTCCAGTCTCGATGTAAACATGGGGCAAAAAATAAAGAGTGTTGGGGgccattcaggggtaatcaTCATGGGtaaaaccctaacccttccCAGCCATGGGATACTCGAGCACCACTGCTTTTGCATCCTTCCACGTTGAGGTATTTGGCTGTGGTAAAATCCCATTGTAATGGGAATTTTCAAGCTTCATTCATCACATATTGCCGGAACAATCTGTGCAAACAGTCGCTAACCTCTCCACAAGCCAAACATCCCGCCTTTCGGTGGTAGAGGGGCCAATCTccaaaccaccccatcccGAGCAACAGTTTTGTTCAATGGTTTAATGGTCGTGAGTCTCGAGCAGATTCGTGATCCTGCAAAAGGCTGTCGCCACAGAGCCGTAGTCCCTGCACCATCCAATAGTGACAGCCGACTTGGGCTTGCAGCTGGTAAACCCCAGTTTCCTGGGACCCTTTACGTTGCCGAAACATTGTGCTACATGATCAGAGACAAGTTGATCCCCGACTTAAAAGTGACGTCGTCCGCATAACCACGCATCTCTTCACCTGTCAAAGCTGCAAGAAGCCGTTTCCTGTCAAGTCCGTTATTGCCAACGGTGACCCATTCCATTGGGGCTTGACGTCGATCCTTTCTATCCAGCCCCGGCAGTCAACATGACAACcaaaacctcatcaccagagAAGCGAAAATGGTACCAGATACAATGGTTCCAACCGCAAGACACGCCTCGCGAGAGGAAACTTATCAACAAGCTCGATCTCCTGATTGTGCCCTACGCCTTTTTGGCATATTGGGTCAAGTACATGGACCAATCCAACCTCAGTATGCCTTCTATCACTGCCTCAAGCCCGAGCTATACTAACACCTACTAACACGACACAGACAACGCCTACGTCGCCGGCCTGAAAGAAGACCTCGGCTTCCAAGGCAACGAGCTGGTCCAGCTCCAGACAATGTACATCATCGGCGCCGTCCTCGGTCAAATCCCATTCATGTTCCTCTTCACCTACGTCCCCATGCACTGGGTCATTCCATTCCTCGACGTCGCCTGGGGCATCTTCACTCTGCTGCAGTACAGAGTGACGGGTTTTGCCGAGCTGGCCGCCTACCGGTTCCTCGTCGGGTGGTTCGAGGCGGCCTTCTTCCCGGCCATGCACTACATCTTTGGGGCTTGGTACCGGAGTGATGAGATCGCTcggagaggtggtgttttCTACCTTGGACTGACGCTGGGAACGCTCACCGCGGGGCTGATCCAGGCTGGCGCGAGCCAACGTCTTGAGGGAGTCAAGGGGTTggcggggtggaggtggatgtaCATTATTTGTGCGCTCATCACCATTCCGATTGGCATCATTGGGTATTTTGTTCTCCCCGGGACACCAGACAGGCCGAACGGATTACTGTTGTCGGAGGAAGATGTCGCTGTTGCCAAGGAGCGTCTGCAGAGAGATGGCCACGTCACCGAGGGAAAGTTCTCGTGGAAGGGACTGGCCAAGATTGCAAAGACGTGGCACTTTTGGGGTTTGATCTTGTTTGACGTACTCTTCTGGAATGGAAGCATAAACACTTCGACCGGTGGCTATCTTCTCTGGATCAAGAGTCTGGGGAGGTTCTCCAAGGCGAGGGTGAACGAGCTTGGCACCATCTCGCCGGCGCTGGGTATATTTTACACGGTGGCGATCTGCTTCGCTTCGGATTTGGTGTTGGGACCGGCGTGGGCTATCACGGTGGCTCATGTCTGGAATATCATTGGTCTGATCATTCAGGTTATCTGGGAGGTGCCTGAGGGTGCGTTGTGGTTTTCCTTCATGACGACTTACAGCGCTGTGGCTATGAGTTCGGTATTGTACGGATGGGTCAACAGTCAGCTCAAGGCAGCCCCAGCGGAAAGAGCATTCACGTTGGTTCTTATCAACACTGTTGCTCAGAGCACTACGGCCTGGACGCCTCTTTTGGTCTTCAAGACGGTTGAGGGGCCGAGATTTACCAAGGGTTACTCTTTCGTTTTGGCCAACGCCGTTTGTTTGATTGGCATGGCGCATGTGTTGAGGATATATCTTGCTAAAAAGGAGTAAGTTTTCGAGAGATAACCTCATGAACCGACGCTAACACTCTGCCACAGCGCCAAGAGAGCAGACGCCGAATCTGGTTCAACGACGGGGACATCACTGGCCGAGGGCAACAAGGCGGCTGAGAAGATTTGAGACGCAATATTCGATTTGTTATTTATCTCCAACTCATCTCCCACAGTTCCTGGTCGAGCAAACAGTATTCTCGTGAATATACCGAATCTCACCCGACTCCACCCTGATCAAGTTGTTCGTCTGCGTGCCCGGATGTCTCGGGATAGCAGCGTCGAGAAAAGGGAACAGATGGAAGATATCCACCGCGCCCAATTCCTCGTCAATTGTGTACCGCTGATTGCTGACGTTGAACGGGGGCgggaagttgaggaggcAGTTGCTGGTGATGTAGAAACCTCCCTCAAGACGGGCGCAGTTCTTGGCAAAAACAGGCTTGACGGTATGGTTGCCCCATGCATCGATGTACGCATCTCCCGCTGCTTTGAGAGCCTCCCGAGATTCACGCTTTTCCACTGGGACAGGGGCCCAGCTTTCCTGTCGATTGTAGATCAGGGACCCAGTCGCGTTGAACAGCCAGTCGCCTGTGTCACACACGATTGAGTCGATGTGTGTAACCTTGCTGTCGGTAAAAGCAAGCCTTGTGCCAATGACGTAGGGGTGTTCTGTGGTGGCGACGATTTCGGTGTATGAGGCGCATTGGGTGGTGTCGTAGATGCTGAGGTTGAAGTCGATCTTGATGCCTTGCGACAGGACCCCTGTGGAGATGTTCACAAGAGCGTCGTTCTCGTAGTAGTCGACATCGCTCGATAGTGTCGAGAAGGTCGGCTCTCCAGCAGTGAGTGCATCCAGGTATTCTGCCGTTGCAGCCTTCAGGAAGTCTCGGGTGCAGGGAGTTTGGCCCAGAACTGGCAAAGCCAGGGCGATGCTGGtaaagaggagagaaggcaACATGATGGCGGTCGAGACGCTAGAAGCGGTTACTGTCTCTTGGTGAAGCTCAGCATGTTGAAGAATCACTTCCCCATACTTGAATTTGTACATGGCAGGAGGTTGTTCTTTGGGGTCAAATGAGGGGGTGACCATCTCGAGTGCCGTCCCGCTGAGATTTAGCCGTCATGTATATGAGAATTCGGCGTTAGAAAAGCAGCATCCTTACCAGGAGGGGCACAACGGCAAATGGGATTGCTCAATCATTGTTGTTTAAAGCCGCCATAAACCCTCTGATCATCcggtgaggggagggagtcgTGCATAGTCCCTGAACTGCCGAGTTCACAATACTGCAAACTAATCAGAGCTTCTAGGGTCATGTCAGTATTTGCGAGTGTTGACAAGCtttcaggggctcaggggtttTTTGACAACTGGAGGACACGGACCATACTCTGGTCTTGGGGGGATGACGTCGGTTGACTTGGTAACGAATTGCGAAAGTTTCCCCGTCGTCAGCAAACGTGCAAACCAGGGGCGCGGAAGCCGGGCGACCCGGCCCCGATCGCTGACAGGGCTGAAGAAGGGCAGGTTGGAGCAGCAAACCTGGATCGTCGCAAATCGAATCCTTCGTCCAAAGCCCGGCATCTTGGCACCTCAATTTCGCCAATCTCCACCACTTATCTTATCGGCCCCCATTTGCTGCAACAACGAGGCccagtaccaccaccaagaacgGCCCGCAGGTCTACCAAACATTGCGTTCCTCGAGCCGCATGACCAACTTGGGCATCTACAATGCTAATAATCCGAGGTCGAAAACTTGAGTCCGaatcgccgccaccaccgtcccctccGGGCACTGGGGGTCTCTTCGTCGGCCACCCATGAATGTGGGAAGGATTTTGGCCTAGTGTTTCAAAAATCGCCGTCAGTACCAATCGCTGCATGCGGTGAGCGCTTTCCTCTCTCAGCAACGCGTCTTGCTGTGCCGCAGCTAGTGGCACTGTTTTTGGCACGTTAACCGCTGAGTTTGGACGCCGAGTATGCCCAGAGACTCCAGATCGGCCCTAGCGCACACTGTGCAACGGTTTAGACCACCAAAGATGTGCAAGACAAGCAGGGAAGCAGGGGGCGGAGTTTGGGGCTTGTCTTGACCTCAACATTGACGGCCAAGAACTCCAGATTTGTCGGCGAGCCACTCACGGTGCGACAGAAGGTGCTGCTTTTTTCTCCCTTGCCCTCACTCCCCATggagcttcttcctcatctctctcctcttccgcctTGATGGTTGAAGAAACCTAATGTTGCCCAACTCACTCTCAACATACTGATAGCTTTTTGAGTGCCAATGAGCCTCCGCGGTTCAGAGTCATCTGATATTTGCAGTTCGGATCTGAGGAGGAATCCAAGTGGCCTGGTGGTCACAAATCATTGACACGATGTCGGGAATCCTTCGGTCAAAATATCGAACGGCACTTCCGCTCTTCCTTTCaatctttcaaggcctggCCGAGGCAGTGTCACCTGTCTCCATCAAAGGAACAAAGTTGTACGATGAAAGCGGCGCTCAGTTTTTCCTCAAAGGTACTACCTGTTGCCCATTCCATCTTGCTTCTCAGACTAACATGATCCAGGCACGGTATATGTTGCTGGGGATAATCGCAACGATCCTTTATTGAACACGACCCAGTGCCAGATAGATGCAGAACATCTAAAGAATGTTGGCGCCAATGCAGTCTACATTTACAGCATCGATGTCTCCAAGCTCGGCCAGCATCGAGGCTGCATGGAGGAGTTCGACAAACAGGGAATTTATGTCTGGCTTCAGCTGGGACAGCTTCCCATGGTTCTGTCTAGGGTTTGTTTTTCTGACTCGTCAATGTTGGTAACAATTCACGTATCTAACACAGTTTCTTCAGAGCGATAACACTCCCCGATGGGACCTCGGCTTCTACAACACCTGGACCTCAATAATCGATTCGTTCTCCGAGCACGATAACCTCTTGGCTTTTGGAATCGGGCAGGAAACGATCAACGGCACGTCCGTCACAACATTGGTGGCCCCCTCTGTGAAGGCCGCCGCCCGTGATCTGAAGCTGTTCCGGGACAAACGAGGATACAGACCAATACCCATCAGCTACACTGCCGGAGACTTTGAACAATATCGTCTTCTGACAGCTCAGTATCTCACCTGTGGGCCCGCCGAGTCTGGCGTAGACCTTTACGgcatcaacatcttcaacaactgcTCTGACGACAAGCTTGACCGTCTGCGGTCCGAGTTCTCCAACCATCACACCCCAGTCGTATTTGCCGAAGACGGCTGTTTTCCAGAGACCCGCGAGTTTTCCGAAGTCCAGACTTTCTTTGGGGAGTCCGAGTTCTCACGAATCTTCTCTGGCATGAACATCTACCAATGGGGACGCAATGAGTTCGGATTTGCTCTTGTTGTCTATGGTGACGAGGCCGACCGAAACCTCGGCCAACCCAGTACATTCTTGCCAGCATACACATCTCTCCAGCAGGTTTGGAGCGAAACCGTTCCCCAGTCCACCTCCCGAGATGCCTATACCTTTTCATCGACACAACTACCTTGCCCGACAGCTAACCCCCAGGTCGGCTGGTTGGTGGATAGAGCTGCTGCGTTGCCGGTGATATCGGGATTAGATATCAACACCGTGACCGCCCGTACGAGACGAACCAGACCAACGACGTCCACCTCAGCAACGGCAGTGCCCACTGAAAGCGGGGACAGCTCTAGAGACAACTCTAGGGACGAGGAGGTCCTCGCCAGTAGTGGCATGTCGGCAGGCGCGATTGCCGGGATGGCCATCGGTATTGTCgccgccgttgttggtggagcAGGTGCTGCCTTTTGGTTTTTGCGAAGACGGAAATCTCGTCAAGGGGAGCCCGATGACCACAACGGCCCTTATGAGAAAGCTGCGGCTGATTCCGATCGTCTCTCAACTGCCAAGACTGAGCTGCCTGACCAAGAGAGAGCTGCGAATGAACTTGAGGGCAGGttccaccatcatcaactacCAGTAAAGACGGATTGGAAATACCCTCTCGAGGCTGGTAGTAAACCTGTCAGTGAACTCCCTGATGGAGCAGGTCGGCCTGGAAATCATTttgagttggaggggagCCCAGTGCATGGGCCGGGGTACAACCCAGGAGCAGAGTTGCCTGCACCTGCACCTGTACCGAAGTAATCACACTTGACGAGACGCGTCAATCTTTGTTTGTTTCAATTTTGCACACCAAcattctctttctttttctttccgtAAATAATAGCCTACTTTACTTTGTATCCCCAACTTGTACAAATAAAACCCTTTGAAGAAAACAGCGCCCCGAGGAATGTGTacaacccaaacaaacaaacattGCCCCTTTTTAACCGCTAAACGACAGCTTGACAAGCGCGTCTCGCACTAACAAAACATTACACCCGCACAACCAGCTTACCACCACTGATTTCACCCTTCCTCATCCGATCCAGCGCCTTGTTGATGCTGCCTAACCCAGACTCCACGTCAATAATCTCTGGCGGCTGCAACAACCCTTCCTTCagcaacctctccaaccaaCTAACCAACGCCTCACCCACCGCTGGCACCTCATGGAACAACTTGATGGGCACAGTATGGAAAATCGTCCCCTCCGGCGCCGTCTGCTTAGGCAAGCCCGTCAACCCAATCAAATGTGCACTCAACAACGTCGAGTCATGCGGCGTCGACGGCGGACTCGGAGGCGCCTCACCCTCTTTTAAGAGTGgctgctcaccaccaccacccagatTATCCGGTGATAAAGCCTGCAGCAGACTCGTCGCCGATTCCCTTCCGCGGGTATCGATCCCGAACCTCAACTTGCCCTTCAGATTCCCCTTGATGATCGCTACCGCTCTTTCCGGGTCGTGGCTGTCGACCAGCAAGTCGGTCCTGATAGCCTTGTGGTTCGCCAGCCGGAGTCCGTGCTTGGCCTTGTCCACCACGGCAACGGTCTTCAACCCTGCCAGCTTGGCCAGttggatggtgaggttggcggaggtggaCGATCCGCCCCAGACGGCGAGCCAGTCCCCCTTTTGGGCGCGCTCATGGGAGCGGATGCCATCTAGGCACTCAGCGCGGATGTCCTCTGCTATCCTGTCGGCGGGGAGGTCGCGGACGAGGGAGTAGAGGTCTGGTCCGTCGAGAACGTGAGAGAAGTCAAGACCGGCGCAGACACCCAGGGCGAGGGCTGCAGCGACAAAGGCGACGCCGAG comes from the Podospora pseudocomata strain CBS 415.72m chromosome 5, whole genome shotgun sequence genome and includes:
- the SEO1 gene encoding MFS transporter (Seo1) (antiSMASH:Cluster_1; EggNog:ENOG503NU3C; COG:G), whose protein sequence is MTTKTSSPEKRKWYQIQWFQPQDTPRERKLINKLDLLIVPYAFLAYWVKYMDQSNLNNAYVAGLKEDLGFQGNELVQLQTMYIIGAVLGQIPFMFLFTYVPMHWVIPFLDVAWGIFTLLQYRVTGFAELAAYRFLVGWFEAAFFPAMHYIFGAWYRSDEIARRGGVFYLGLTLGTLTAGLIQAGASQRLEGVKGLAGWRWMYIICALITIPIGIIGYFVLPGTPDRPNGLLLSEEDVAVAKERLQRDGHVTEGKFSWKGLAKIAKTWHFWGLILFDVLFWNGSINTSTGGYLLWIKSLGRFSKARVNELGTISPALGIFYTVAICFASDLVLGPAWAITVAHVWNIIGLIIQVIWEVPEGALWFSFMTTYSAVAMSSVLYGWVNSQLKAAPAERAFTLVLINTVAQSTTAWTPLLVFKTVEGPRFTKGYSFVLANAVCLIGMAHVLRIYLAKKE
- a CDS encoding hypothetical protein (EggNog:ENOG503PBIE) produces the protein MVTPSFDPKEQPPAMYKFKYGEVILQHAELHQETVTASSVSTAIMLPSLLFTSIALALPVLGQTPCTRDFLKAATAEYLDALTAGEPTFSTLSSDVDYYENDALVNISTGVLSQGIKIDFNLSIYDTTQCASYTEIVATTEHPYVIGTRLAFTDSKVTHIDSIVCDTGDWLFNATGSLIYNRQESWAPVPVEKRESREALKAAGDAYIDAWGNHTVKPVFAKNCARLEGGFYITSNCLLNFPPPFNVSNQRYTIDEELGAVDIFHLFPFLDAAIPRHPGTQTNNLIRVESGEIRYIHENTVCSTRNCGR
- a CDS encoding hypothetical protein (CAZy:GH72; COG:G; EggNog:ENOG503NY3X) codes for the protein MSGILRSKYRTALPLFLSIFQGLAEAVSPVSIKGTKLYDESGAQFFLKGTVYVAGDNRNDPLLNTTQCQIDAEHLKNVGANAVYIYSIDVSKLGQHRGCMEEFDKQGIYVWLQLGQLPMVLSRSDNTPRWDLGFYNTWTSIIDSFSEHDNLLAFGIGQETINGTSVTTLVAPSVKAAARDLKLFRDKRGYRPIPISYTAGDFEQYRLLTAQYLTCGPAESGVDLYGINIFNNCSDDKLDRLRSEFSNHHTPVVFAEDGCFPETREFSEVQTFFGESEFSRIFSGMNIYQWGRNEFGFALVVYGDEADRNLGQPSTFLPAYTSLQQVWSETVPQSTSRDAYTFSSTQLPCPTANPQVGWLVDRAAALPVISGLDINTVTARTRRTRPTTSTSATAVPTESGDSSRDNSRDEEVLASSGMSAGAIAGMAIGIVAAVVGGAGAAFWFLRRRKSRQGEPDDHNGPYEKAAADSDRLSTAKTELPDQERAANELEGRFHHHQLPVKTDWKYPLEAGSKPVSELPDGAGRPGNHFELEGSPVHGPGYNPGAELPAPAPVPK
- a CDS encoding hypothetical protein (EggNog:ENOG503NWM9; COG:C), coding for MSGTSFLRKMSLHKFRKSLSSPKLDSLNLTEAEKAPVRPDEPLTPPPETQTVLLLHAARQPYELTDDYPVPQLQDEHEVLVRTQAIGLNPIDWKAPDFNFAIPTLPYISGRELAGTVIQPPSSSSTRLQEKDRVLVISTDYRDLRKAAYQEYVVGLDYNTVRLPPSLSIEEGSTLGVAFVAAALALGVCAGLDFSHVLDGPDLYSLVRDLPADRIAEDIRAECLDGIRSHERAQKGDWLAVWGGSSTSANLTIQLAKLAGLKTVAVVDKAKHGLRLANHKAIRTDLLVDSHDPERAVAIIKGNLKGKLRFGIDTRGRESATSLLQALSPDNLGGGGEQPLLKEGEAPPSPPSTPHDSTLLSAHLIGLTGLPKQTAPEGTIFHTVPIKLFHEVPAVGEALVSWLERLLKEGLLQPPEIIDVESGLGSINKALDRMRKGEISGGKLVVRV